The Rheinheimera mangrovi genome contains the following window.
CGACCTTAGGCCAAATTTATAAAGTGGAAGAAAACGGTCAGTACCGTGGTGGTCCTGCTTATTATTTCGAACGTTGTCTGGGCTGGCGCTGGTTGGGTATTTTGTTTGCTATTTCTGCCATCATTGGCTGCGGTATCTTTTTGCCTGGCGTACAAGCCAATGCAGTTGGAAATGCTATCACTCAGGTTTTTGGTGAGGGCTCTGCAGTGGTGACCAGTTTTGGTGAAGTAGGTAGTAACAAGTTGATTGGGCTGGCTTTTATTCTGATTATTTTAGCTTTTATCATCTTTGGTGGTATCAAACGCATCGCTAACTTTACCCAAATTGTGGTGCCTTTTATGGCCTTGGGTTACATAGTGCTGGCATTGATTGTTGTGTTTCTGAATCTGGACAGAGTTCCTGCCATATTCAGTTTGATTTTCAGTGATGCTTTTACCGCTCAGGCAGGTTTTGGCGCAGCAATAGGTTGGGGCGTGAAACGTGGTATTTATTCTAACGAAGCAGGTCAGGGCACTGGCCCGCATGCAGCCGCAGCTGCAGAGGTTGAACACCCTGCTCAGCAGGGGTTAGTGCAGGCATTTTCTGTTTATGTAGATACCTTGTTTGTGTGCACTGCAACGGCATTAATGATCCTGATCACTCAGCAATACAACATCCAGACCGAAGATTTTAATGCTGCTGCCGGCACTGGTACCATGATACTGCAGAATATTGACGCCGCCACAGTCGTTGCTTCACCTGCCTTTACCCAAATGGCCCTGCATAGTGTGTTTGGGCAATTTGGTCAGGTATTTGCGGGCCTTGCTATTTTCTTCTTCGCTTTTACCACCATTTTAGCCTACTACTACATTACAGAAACTAATGTGGCTTACTTAAATCGCATATTTAACAATAAGTTACCAACACTGGTGTTCAAACTGTTGTTAATGTTTATGGTGGCCTACGGCACAGTGAACAGTGCTGGTTATATCTGGAATATTGGTGATTTGGGTGTTGGTATTATGGCGTGGGTCAACGTCATAGGCATATTGGTTATCTTCTTTATGTACAAGCCGACTATGCGCTGCTTACGTGACTATGAAGAGCAGAAAAAGAGTGGTGGACCTATTAACTTCGACCCAGTGAAATTAGGCATTAAAAATGCAACTTTCTGGGAAAAACGGCTGGAAAAACAGCAACAAGAAAATAAGTAAATAAAGATGTCTGATCAATAAGGAGCCTGAAAATGGCTCCTTATTTTTTTAACTAAAGAGATGGAATAGGAGGCTGAGTTGATTTGTAAAACTCTACGTTTAACCTTACGTGAACTTCAGCTGAGGGATGCGGCTTTTGCACTGCGTTTATATAGCGATCCGGCCTTCTTGCGCCATATAGGTGACAAAGGCGTACGCACTGTTGAGGATGCCGAAAACAATCTGCAACAGGGCGCTATTGCCAGTTATGCCCAGCATGGTTATGGCATGTGGCTGGTGGAAAACCAACAAGGCCAGAGTATTGGAATGTGTGGTTTAATTAAACGCGACTTTCTTACAGAAACTGATTTAGGTTACGCCTATCTGCCTGAGTTTTTTGGTATGGGTTACGCCTATGAAGCAGCACAGGCTGTATTAGCTTATGCCGCGGACCACACTGCTTTAAAAACAGTGGTAGCCATTGTATCTCCTGCTAATCTGCCTTCTAAATCTTTACTGCAGAAACTGGGTTTTGAACAGGATGGTCAGGTGCTGGTACCGGATAAAAATGAAATGGTCGACTTTTACCGTATGTATTTAACGAAAAAGCCTGCTATTTAAAAGTCAGGCTTTTTCGCTTGTTAGCTCAGACAGGCTGAGCAACCTGCTTCTGATCCAGCTTACCGCTGATATGAGTCAGGCCAAAAGCCAGCAATACAATTAAAGCTCCTATCCAGGGGGTATACATCAGACCAAACTGACTGACCACTACACCACCGGCCCAGGCGCCGAAGGCGATGCCTAAGTTAAAGGCGGCTATATTCAGGCCACTGGCCACATCCACAGCTTTTGGGGTGTAAATCTCGGCCTGGCGCACTACATAAAGCTGTAATCCCGGCACATTACCAAAAGCTACTGCTCCCCATAACAATACTGTCAAAGCTGCCAACACAGGATGTGGTGCGGTAAAGCTTAGCAG
Protein-coding sequences here:
- a CDS encoding GNAT family N-acetyltransferase, which translates into the protein MICKTLRLTLRELQLRDAAFALRLYSDPAFLRHIGDKGVRTVEDAENNLQQGAIASYAQHGYGMWLVENQQGQSIGMCGLIKRDFLTETDLGYAYLPEFFGMGYAYEAAQAVLAYAADHTALKTVVAIVSPANLPSKSLLQKLGFEQDGQVLVPDKNEMVDFYRMYLTKKPAI
- a CDS encoding alanine/glycine:cation symporter family protein, with the protein product MEGFISTLNSIVWSPALIYLCLGAGLFYSILTRFAQVRHFKEMCKLMLNNSESEKGISSFQALAVSLSGRVGVGNIAGVAAAIGFGGPGAVFWMWIVAFLGASTAYVESTLGQIYKVEENGQYRGGPAYYFERCLGWRWLGILFAISAIIGCGIFLPGVQANAVGNAITQVFGEGSAVVTSFGEVGSNKLIGLAFILIILAFIIFGGIKRIANFTQIVVPFMALGYIVLALIVVFLNLDRVPAIFSLIFSDAFTAQAGFGAAIGWGVKRGIYSNEAGQGTGPHAAAAAEVEHPAQQGLVQAFSVYVDTLFVCTATALMILITQQYNIQTEDFNAAAGTGTMILQNIDAATVVASPAFTQMALHSVFGQFGQVFAGLAIFFFAFTTILAYYYITETNVAYLNRIFNNKLPTLVFKLLLMFMVAYGTVNSAGYIWNIGDLGVGIMAWVNVIGILVIFFMYKPTMRCLRDYEEQKKSGGPINFDPVKLGIKNATFWEKRLEKQQQENK